The Procambarus clarkii isolate CNS0578487 chromosome 7, FALCON_Pclarkii_2.0, whole genome shotgun sequence genome window below encodes:
- the LOC138358238 gene encoding golgin subfamily A member 6-like protein 2 has product MAGGDTLAGDDTIPGGDAMAGGDTIAGDDTIPGGDALAGGDTIAGDDTIPGDNALAGGDTIAGDDTIPGGDALAGGDTIAGDDTIPGGDALAGGDTIAGDDTIPGGDALAGGDTIAGDDYIPGGDALAGGDTMAGGDTMAGGNEIANGDAMAGGDAIVGDDAMEGDDSIAGGDTMAGDVAMFDGDFIVGGDAIAGGDAMAGGDAMAGGGGDMACGDAMAGGDAMAGGGGDMACGDAIVGGDAMAGGDDAMAGGDDALAGGDDALAGGDDAMAGGAAIADGDVKVCGNAMAGGDAMAGDDSRAGGDAMAGDDAMAGGDAMAGDDARLEVTPWLVMTPWLEVTPWLVMTPWLGMTPGLEVTPWLGMTP; this is encoded by the coding sequence atggctggtggtgacaccttagctggtgatgacaccatacctggtggtgacgcaatggctggtggtgacaccatagctggtgatgacaccatacCTGGTGGTGACGCATTGGCAGGTGGTGACACCAtagctggtgatgacaccatacCTGGTGATAATGcattggctggtggtgacaccatagctggtgatgacaccatacCTGGTGGTGACGCATTGGCAGGTGGTGACACCAtagctggtgatgacaccatacCTGGTGGTGACGCATTGGCAGGTGGTGACACCAtagctggtgatgacaccatacCTGGTGGTGACGCATTGGCAGGTGGTGACACCATAGCTGGTGATGACTACATACCTGGTGGTGACGcattggctggtggtgacaccatggctggtggtgacaccatggctggtggtaaCGAAATAGCTAATGGTgacgcaatggctggtggtgacgccattgttGGTGATGATGCCATGGAAGGTGATGACTCCATTGCTGGTGGAGACACAATGGCTGGTGATGTCGCCATGTTTGATGGTGACTtcattgttggtggtgatgctatTGCTggaggtgatgccatggctggtggtgatgcaatggctggtggtggtggtgacatggcttgtggtgatgccatggctggtggtgatgcaatggctggtggtggtggtgacatggcTTGTGGTGATGCCATtgttggtggtgacgccatggctggtggtgacgatgcaatggctggtggtgacgatgcattggctggtggtgacgatgcattggctggtggtgacgatgccatggctggtggtgccgCAATAGCTGATGGTGATGTAAAGGTTTGTGGTAACGCCATGGCTggaggtgacgccatggctggggaTGACTCCAGGGCTggaggtgacgccatggctggtgatgacgccatggctggaggtgacgccatggctggggaTGACGCCAGGCTggaggtgacgccatggctggtgatgacgccatggctggaggtgacgccatggctggtgatgacgccatggctggggaTGACTCCAGGGCTGGAGGTGACGCCATGGTTGGGGATGACTCCGTAA